DNA sequence from the Candidatus Limnocylindrales bacterium genome:
CTTCACGTCGTCCACCGTGCCGCAAAGCTGGTAGCCGCGCTCGATCATGCGCTTGGTGGCCGCTGCGGCGTCCTTGAACACCAGCGGCCGCACCGACGCATCGTCCTCGGGTGTGCGGAAGACCTCGCCGAAGCCGAACAGGTTGAAGTAGTAGTGATACTCGTACCCGGTGGTCTGCGCCGCCAGCTCGAAGGCCTCGTCGAACGTCTTCCCGATCGTGATGGCGCGCACGGCGCCGAGCCGCTCTCCGAGCCGGAGATCGTGCCCGGCCTTGTTGGCCTCGCTCTGGTATAGCTTGGCCCAGCGCAGGAATCCTTCCGGCGAGGCCTCGAACACCCACGGCATGATGCCGCGACGGGCACAGTCGATGAGCGATTTCTCCGAAAGCGTGAACGGCGCCCACACCGGAGGATGCGGCCGCTGATACGGAGCCGGCACCACGCCGATCTTGCGGATGACGTTGTTGTCGTCGATTTCGCCCTCGGCACCGAACTCGCGCGTCCAGTGCGGCGCCGCCCAGCCCTCGATGCCTTCGTGCGGATACGGAACCTTGTAGTGCTGGCCGTCGTAGTCGAAGCAGTCCTCCTTCCACGCCTTCAGCACGATCTCGAGCTTCTCGTCGTAGACGTCGCGGTTGGCGGTGTCGCCCTTGTCGCCCTGGCCGGTGGCGGATTCGGCGCCCTGGCCGAGCACCTTCATCCACTTCTTCTGGTAGCCGCGCGCGAACGCCACGCACACGCGGCCTTTGGTCAGCTGATCCAGGATCGCGATGTCCTCGGCGACGCGGATCGGGTCGGCAGTCGGCAGCACGATCGACATCGGCGCGAACTTGATGTTCTTCGTGCGCGCCGCGAAGTCCGCGTACAGCAGCGTCGGATTGACCGACACCTCCCCGCCTTCGGTATGGAAGTGGTGCTCGGTGGTCGAGAATGCGTCGATGCCCAGCTCGTCGCCCATCATCGCCAGATTGCGCAGTTCCTCCAGCATCATCTGGTAGCGCTCGGTGTTGCGGCCGATCGGACGCAGCCGGCCGCGTTCCTCGTGCGTGGCGGGAATGGTGGGCATGGCAAAGAGATCGACTTTCACGGGAAGCTCCTATCCTTCGAAGGGTTTGCCGAAGGGGGCGTAGGGGTCGCCGGGAATCTGGACCAGCTCGATGAGCGTCGCATCGGGATCGGTCACGAACACGAGGCGCGAGCGGAACTCGGGGTAATCCGTCAGCGTATCTTCGAGCACGTTGACGCCGGCCGCCCGCATCGCCGCCAGCG
Encoded proteins:
- a CDS encoding LLM class flavin-dependent oxidoreductase, translating into MKVDLFAMPTIPATHEERGRLRPIGRNTERYQMMLEELRNLAMMGDELGIDAFSTTEHHFHTEGGEVSVNPTLLYADFAARTKNIKFAPMSIVLPTADPIRVAEDIAILDQLTKGRVCVAFARGYQKKWMKVLGQGAESATGQGDKGDTANRDVYDEKLEIVLKAWKEDCFDYDGQHYKVPYPHEGIEGWAAPHWTREFGAEGEIDDNNVIRKIGVVPAPYQRPHPPVWAPFTLSEKSLIDCARRGIMPWVFEASPEGFLRWAKLYQSEANKAGHDLRLGERLGAVRAITIGKTFDEAFELAAQTTGYEYHYYFNLFGFGEVFRTPEDDASVRPLVFKDAAAATKRMIERGYQLCGTVDDVKSQLARLVKCHGDGDLEWISWNFFYQGTVPWQVQAEQLELFATKVLPEFHY